From Salvelinus sp. IW2-2015 linkage group LG18, ASM291031v2, whole genome shotgun sequence, a single genomic window includes:
- the LOC111978552 gene encoding hepatic leukemia factor, producing MDKIMSRHLTVNPRFLPASNHCVLKSLLENPMKLPFLKHEHQNERFEKEREKEKNLDEERSAPQSAFLGPTLWNKTLPYDEDNFQLEYMDLDEFLSENGIPSDLATAVHRDQHQTHQSQSQHQTSSRSPAPPTPSPSVIDLSNHASASTLVHTSMGRSLTRTALPSRNTPSPIDPESIQVPMSYEPDPADLALSSVPGQEMFDPRKCKFAPEELKPQPMFKKARKVLFPDDMKDDRYWVRRKKNNVAAKRSRDARRLKENQIAIRAGFLEKENSALRMEVGDLRRELGRTKNIVVKYQASHGPL from the exons ATGGATAAAATAATGTCCAGACATCTCACGGTGAATCCACGTTTTCTACCTGCGTCGAATCACTGCGTACTGAAGTCTCTATTGGAGAACCCCATGAAACTACCCTTCCTCAAACATGAACACCAAAATGAAA GGTttgagaaggagcgagagaaggagaagaatttggatgaggagaggagtgCCCCACAGTCAGCCTTCCTTGGCCCGACGCTGTGGAACAAGACTCTCCCCTACGATGAGGACAACTTCCAGCTGGAGTACATGGATCTGGACGAGTTCCTGTCGGAAAATGGCATTCCGTCTGATCTCGCCACCGCCGTCCACCGCGACCAGCACCAAACACACCAATCACAGTCCCAGCACCAGACGTCAAGTAGGTCACCAGCCCCGCCCACACCGTCGCCCTCGGTGATCGACCTTAGCAACCATGCCAGCGCATCGACGTTGGTACACACAAGCATGGGCCGTAGTCTCACCAGAACAG CCCTGCCATCCAGAAACACTCCCAGCCCCATCGACCCAGAGTCCATCCAGGTGCCGATGAGTTATGAGCCCGACCCTGCTGACCTGGCCCTGTCCAGTGTACCGGGACAGGAGATGTTCGACCCCCGCAAATGCAAGTTTGCCCCCGAGGAGCTCAAACCACAGCCCATGTTCAAGAAAGCTCGCAAGGTGTTATTCCCTGATGacatgaag GATGACAGGTATTGGGTGAGGCGTAAGAAGAACAACGTGGCTGCCAAGAGGTCACGGGACGCCCGTCGGCTCAAAGAGAACCAGATCGCCATCCGAGCGGGTTTCCTGGAGAAAGAGAATTCAGCACTGAGGATGGAGGTGGGCGACCTGAGGAGAGAGCTGGGGCGCACCAAAAACATAGTGGTCAAGTACCAGGCTTCACACGGACCTCTGTAA
- the smim36 gene encoding small integral membrane protein 36, with protein MGVMEFYLEIDPVTLNLIILVASYVILLLVFLISCILYDCQGKDPTKEYAPAPPAPPSQSPIRLVIMQNSPTSSRCERQSSQSQTQNQNNTAPPEPSRNDYEPPALTPTPDLGREKRSTLV; from the coding sequence ATGGGTGTCATGGAATTCTACCTTGAGATTGACCCCGTGACCCTGAACCTCATCATCCTGGTGGCCAGCTACGTCATCCTCCTTCTCGTTTTCCTCATCTCCTGCATCCTGTACGACTGTCAGGGGAAGGACCCCACTAAGGAGTACGCCCCCGCGCCCCCTGCGCCACCCAGCCAGTCGCCCATACGCCTGGTGATCATGCAGAACTCTCCTACCTCGTCTCGCTGTGAGCGGCAGAGCAGCCAGAGTCAGACCCAGAACCAGAACAACACGGCTCCTCCAGAACCCAGCAGGAACGACTACGAGCCACCAGCGCTGACGCCCACCCCCGAcctggggagggagaagagaagcacCCTGGTCTGa